A single region of the Plantactinospora soyae genome encodes:
- a CDS encoding LacI family DNA-binding transcriptional regulator — protein MTKRSSGTITLMDVAHEAGVSVATASRVLNGSGTRQVRADLTDRVLAAAAALNYSTNAQAQAMARGHTNVVGLLVHDIADPFFSSIAAGVMRAAEQHRSIVMMYSTTGRAERELDYLATLRSQRPRAVILAGSRFADRTLRDRLGAELRIIEETGARVALVSQNVLPLDTVLMENREGARMLARRLVELGHRRFAVLAGPRALLTARDRLAGFQAGLTAAGITLPKGHVVHGDFTRDGGYATMGDLLARDLDATCVFAVNDVMAVGAISALRDHGVPLPGGMAVAGFDDIVTLRDVTPSLTTVRLPLEEVGAAALELVMQPRAERPRLRRVRGEVVVRDSTPTLA, from the coding sequence ATGACCAAGCGCTCATCCGGAACGATCACGCTGATGGATGTCGCCCACGAGGCCGGTGTGTCGGTGGCGACCGCCTCCCGGGTGCTCAACGGCAGCGGCACCCGGCAGGTCCGGGCGGATCTGACGGACCGGGTGCTCGCCGCCGCCGCCGCGTTGAACTACTCCACCAACGCCCAGGCCCAGGCGATGGCCCGGGGCCACACCAACGTGGTGGGGCTGTTGGTGCACGACATCGCCGACCCGTTCTTCTCGTCCATCGCCGCCGGTGTGATGCGCGCAGCCGAGCAGCACCGCAGCATCGTGATGATGTACAGCACGACGGGGCGGGCCGAACGCGAACTCGACTACCTGGCCACCCTGCGCAGTCAGCGTCCCCGGGCCGTCATCCTGGCCGGCAGCCGGTTCGCCGACCGTACGCTGCGGGACCGGCTCGGGGCCGAACTGCGGATCATCGAGGAGACCGGTGCCCGGGTCGCGCTGGTGAGCCAGAACGTCCTGCCACTGGACACGGTGCTGATGGAGAACCGCGAGGGCGCCCGGATGCTCGCGCGCAGACTCGTCGAGTTGGGGCACCGGCGGTTCGCCGTACTCGCCGGACCTCGGGCGCTGCTCACCGCCCGGGACCGGCTCGCCGGATTCCAGGCCGGGCTGACCGCCGCCGGGATCACCCTGCCGAAGGGGCACGTGGTGCACGGCGACTTCACCCGGGACGGCGGTTACGCCACGATGGGCGACCTTCTCGCCCGGGATCTCGACGCCACCTGTGTGTTCGCCGTCAACGACGTAATGGCGGTCGGCGCGATCTCGGCGTTGCGCGACCACGGCGTACCGCTGCCCGGCGGCATGGCGGTGGCCGGCTTCGACGACATCGTCACGCTCCGGGACGTGACGCCGTCGCTCACCACCGTCCGGCTGCCGCTGGAGGAGGTCGGGGCGGCGGCGCTCGAACTCGTGATGCAGCCCCGGGCCGAGCGACCCCGACTGCGGCGGGTCCGCGGCGAGGTGGTCGTCCGGGACAGTACGCCCACCCTGGCCTGA
- a CDS encoding NAD(P)-dependent oxidoreductase has translation MDTSVSVLGLGAMGSALAHVLLVRGHPVTVWNRTPDKARDLVAEGAVLAGTPADAVAAGELVLLSLTDYDAVQAVLGTVADAVPGRVVVNLTTGAPDRAEQVADWARRVGADYLDGVVQAGPEQLGGPEATLLYSGSERAFVAHRRTLEQLGTTHHLGPDAGQACRYDLALLGLWYEAELAYLNALALVGGADNTALDAFATFAGRQLSHVSRATAETAREVRERRYPRGPASLVEHAPVLEQLSRLRSAAGLHHTQLVHLHEAVRRRIDRGHGTEGLTGVIEELAVPTRGAPAR, from the coding sequence ATGGACACTTCCGTCAGCGTGCTCGGTCTGGGCGCCATGGGCAGCGCACTGGCCCACGTCCTGCTCGTCCGGGGCCATCCGGTGACGGTCTGGAACCGTACCCCCGACAAGGCCCGGGACCTGGTGGCAGAGGGAGCGGTCCTGGCCGGCACGCCCGCCGACGCCGTGGCCGCCGGCGAGTTGGTCCTGCTCAGCCTGACCGACTACGACGCGGTGCAGGCGGTGCTGGGCACCGTCGCGGACGCCGTACCGGGCCGGGTGGTGGTCAACCTGACCACCGGGGCGCCGGACCGGGCGGAGCAGGTGGCCGACTGGGCGCGGCGGGTCGGGGCCGACTACCTCGACGGTGTCGTCCAGGCCGGCCCCGAGCAACTCGGCGGCCCGGAGGCCACCCTTCTCTACAGTGGTTCCGAGCGGGCGTTCGTCGCCCATCGCCGGACCCTGGAACAGCTCGGCACGACCCACCATCTCGGGCCGGACGCGGGTCAGGCCTGCCGGTACGACCTGGCGCTGCTCGGCCTCTGGTACGAGGCCGAGTTGGCCTACCTGAACGCGTTGGCGCTGGTGGGCGGCGCCGACAACACCGCGCTGGACGCCTTCGCCACGTTCGCCGGCCGGCAGTTGAGTCATGTCTCGCGGGCGACCGCCGAAACGGCCCGCGAGGTCCGCGAACGCCGCTATCCCCGGGGCCCCGCCAGCCTGGTCGAGCACGCCCCGGTACTGGAGCAGTTGTCGCGACTGCGGTCGGCGGCCGGTCTGCACCACACGCAGCTCGTCCACCTGCACGAGGCGGTGCGGCGACGCATCGACCGGGGCCACGGCACCGAGGGCCTGACCGGCGTGATCGAGGAACTCGCCGTCCCGACCCGAGGCGCGCCGGCGCGGTGA
- a CDS encoding DUF6807 domain-containing protein produces the protein MVNIPVPAVAVPAPAPAPAALPTGAGSGVTATRPSGGLTVSHDVGRSVRVGWHGAELFEYVYTPQEPRAESPRPYLHPIRTLAGNVVSLYRPHNHLWHKGLCFGISNFGPYNFWGGSTYVRGHGYRSLDNIGLVAHVDFPALHRDTDAVRLVERLRWVGPDGDPVVSERRRLAVSVWANLSAWRLQFETVLRNDTDQVITVGSPTTQGRENAGYGGLFWHGPRSFIGGQVVTPDGPGADELMGWRGPWMGFVGRHDGLGPPAALASTLVFRDDQAFLGVPTRWFVRTEPYACLGPAPFFDREYAFAPGTELRLRYDVVIADGERDVAGCARLADRAGLTDLLTGEPLDQRS, from the coding sequence ATGGTGAACATCCCAGTCCCGGCTGTCGCCGTACCGGCGCCGGCCCCCGCCCCCGCCGCACTGCCCACCGGGGCGGGTTCCGGGGTGACGGCGACGCGGCCCAGCGGCGGGCTGACCGTCAGCCACGACGTCGGTCGTTCGGTACGGGTCGGCTGGCACGGGGCGGAACTCTTCGAGTACGTCTACACGCCGCAGGAACCCCGCGCCGAGTCCCCCCGCCCCTACCTCCATCCGATCCGGACCCTCGCCGGGAACGTGGTCAGCCTGTACCGCCCGCACAACCACCTGTGGCACAAGGGACTGTGCTTCGGGATCTCCAACTTCGGGCCGTACAACTTCTGGGGCGGATCGACGTACGTCCGGGGTCACGGCTACCGGTCGCTCGACAACATCGGGCTCGTCGCGCACGTCGACTTTCCGGCGCTGCACCGCGACACCGACGCCGTACGCCTGGTCGAACGGCTCCGCTGGGTTGGTCCGGACGGCGATCCGGTGGTCTCCGAGCGGCGTCGGCTGGCCGTGTCCGTGTGGGCGAACCTGAGCGCCTGGCGACTCCAGTTCGAGACCGTGCTCCGCAACGACACCGACCAGGTGATCACGGTCGGCAGCCCGACCACCCAGGGGCGGGAGAACGCCGGGTACGGCGGACTGTTCTGGCACGGCCCACGATCGTTCATCGGCGGACAGGTGGTGACCCCGGACGGCCCCGGCGCCGACGAGCTGATGGGTTGGCGCGGCCCGTGGATGGGCTTCGTCGGCCGGCACGACGGCCTGGGACCGCCCGCCGCACTCGCCTCCACCCTGGTCTTCCGGGACGACCAGGCGTTCCTCGGCGTTCCGACCCGCTGGTTCGTCCGCACCGAGCCGTACGCCTGCCTCGGCCCAGCCCCGTTCTTCGACCGGGAGTACGCCTTCGCGCCCGGTACCGAACTACGGCTGCGCTACGACGTCGTCATCGCCGACGGCGAGCGGGACGTGGCCGGATGTGCCCGGCTGGCCGACCGGGCCGGGCTGACCGACCTGTTGACCGGCGAACCCCTCGACCAACGAAGCTGA
- a CDS encoding sugar phosphate isomerase/epimerase family protein, with the protein MADNQTSHRVDGEQGWSLAAAMLPFPAELRPGVPVQDAPAQVWRDILAEVAAEGFTEVDLTDSWVRAGDLSPARLTELGAAVRAAGLRAEAISVIRRSVIDPVAGAENLDYSHRSVDAAAALGCSVLSVGLHRPLTARQREVLWFWTVDGPRDADDPETRLLAASRLRELGRHAAEVGVALSLEMYEDTLLGTADSAVRLVEEIGHPNVGLNPDLGNLVRLHRPIEPIEVMLDKCLPLTNYWHVKNYHRFEDGTTGAVLSTPTSMELGVINYRQAVRSAVAYGFTGAFCLEQYGGDGLGVMSTNRRYLTSILPPKEAR; encoded by the coding sequence GTGGCGGACAACCAGACCTCCCACCGCGTCGACGGCGAGCAGGGCTGGTCGTTGGCGGCGGCCATGCTGCCGTTCCCGGCCGAACTCCGACCCGGCGTACCGGTACAGGACGCCCCGGCACAGGTGTGGCGGGACATCCTGGCCGAGGTGGCGGCCGAGGGTTTCACCGAGGTCGACCTGACCGACTCGTGGGTCCGGGCCGGCGACCTCTCCCCGGCCCGGCTGACCGAACTGGGTGCGGCGGTCCGGGCGGCCGGGCTGCGGGCCGAGGCGATCTCGGTGATCCGGCGCAGCGTCATCGACCCGGTGGCGGGGGCGGAGAACCTCGACTACAGCCACCGGTCGGTCGACGCTGCGGCGGCACTCGGCTGCTCCGTGCTCAGCGTCGGCCTGCACCGTCCGCTCACCGCGCGGCAGCGCGAGGTGCTCTGGTTCTGGACCGTGGACGGGCCGCGCGACGCGGACGATCCGGAGACCCGCCTGTTGGCCGCCTCCCGGCTACGCGAGCTGGGCCGGCACGCGGCCGAGGTCGGCGTCGCGCTCTCCCTGGAGATGTACGAGGACACGCTGCTCGGTACCGCCGACTCCGCCGTCCGGCTGGTCGAGGAGATCGGGCATCCGAACGTCGGACTCAATCCCGACCTCGGCAACCTGGTCCGGCTGCACCGGCCGATCGAGCCGATCGAGGTGATGCTCGACAAGTGCCTGCCGCTGACGAACTACTGGCACGTCAAGAACTACCACCGGTTCGAGGACGGTACGACCGGAGCGGTGCTCAGCACACCGACCTCGATGGAGCTGGGCGTCATCAACTACCGCCAGGCGGTCCGCTCCGCCGTCGCGTACGGCTTCACCGGGGCGTTCTGCCTGGAGCAGTACGGTGGGGACGGGCTCGGCGTGATGTCCACGAACCGCCGCTACCTCACGTCGATCCTGCCCCCGAAGGAGGCACGGTGA
- a CDS encoding Gfo/Idh/MocA family protein, whose product MEPIRAAIVGTGNVARLHAESLRELGEDVRLVGAVDVDGDRLTTFCDRHDVPARHRDLASLLEKDRPDLVHICTPPGTHYDLALACLEAGSNVLVEKPPTLSLAELDNLIEAERRHGAALATVFQHRFGTGALRLRAMLDSGVLGRPLVAICHTTWFRNQAYFDVEWRGRWDTEGGGPTMGHGIHQMDLLCAILGDWTEVSALARQQARRMETEDLSMAHVSFANGAVASVVNSLLSIREESYLRFDFERATVELTHLYGYGDDDWRITPAPEYADEVMAAWQAGSSGVPSAHRAQFAEVLRSLRMGTPAPVTSAESRRTMALVAGVYASAFTRAPVRPAELSTDSPFYRKMEGNGPRW is encoded by the coding sequence GTGGAACCCATCCGTGCCGCGATCGTCGGAACCGGAAACGTCGCCCGACTCCACGCCGAGTCCCTGCGCGAGCTGGGCGAGGACGTACGCCTGGTCGGTGCCGTCGACGTCGACGGCGACCGGCTGACGACGTTCTGCGACCGGCACGACGTACCGGCCCGGCACCGGGACCTGGCCAGCCTGCTGGAGAAGGACCGGCCCGACCTGGTGCACATCTGCACCCCGCCCGGCACCCATTACGACCTGGCGCTGGCCTGCCTGGAAGCCGGCAGCAACGTGCTGGTCGAGAAGCCGCCGACGCTGAGCCTGGCCGAACTCGACAACCTGATCGAGGCCGAGCGTAGGCACGGGGCGGCGCTGGCCACCGTCTTCCAGCACCGGTTCGGCACCGGCGCGCTACGGCTGCGCGCGATGCTCGACTCCGGGGTGCTGGGTCGACCACTGGTGGCGATCTGTCACACCACCTGGTTCCGGAACCAGGCCTACTTCGACGTCGAGTGGCGGGGCCGCTGGGACACCGAGGGTGGCGGGCCGACCATGGGACACGGCATCCACCAGATGGACCTGCTCTGCGCGATCCTCGGCGACTGGACCGAGGTCTCCGCGCTCGCCCGGCAGCAGGCCCGGCGGATGGAGACCGAGGACCTGAGCATGGCCCACGTCAGCTTCGCCAACGGTGCGGTGGCCAGCGTCGTGAACAGCTTGCTCTCGATCCGCGAGGAGAGCTACCTGCGCTTCGACTTCGAGCGGGCCACGGTCGAACTGACCCACCTGTACGGCTACGGCGACGACGACTGGCGGATCACCCCCGCGCCGGAGTACGCCGACGAGGTGATGGCGGCCTGGCAGGCCGGTTCCTCCGGGGTACCCAGCGCGCACCGCGCACAGTTCGCCGAGGTGCTGCGCAGCCTCCGGATGGGCACTCCGGCACCGGTGACCTCCGCGGAGAGCCGGCGCACGATGGCACTCGTCGCCGGGGTCTACGCCTCGGCGTTCACCCGCGCCCCCGTCCGGCCGGCCGAACTCTCCACCGACTCACCGTTCTACCGGAAGATGGAAGGCAACGGACCCCGATGGTGA
- a CDS encoding NAD(P)-dependent oxidoreductase, whose protein sequence is MSAPPSPDDPTSPTVAVLGLGAMGLPMALRLGTELPVRAFDIAAERRELAALGGAVGSGSPALACRTADVAVLAVRDEAQLRTALFGDDGAIHTLRAGAVVVLTSTVGPEAARTVAAALAEREIDLIDAPVSGGPVRAGTGDLLIMVGATDRALARGRRVLDLLASTVHVVGPRPGDGQTMKTVNQLLCGIHTAAAAEALALARALGLDLDTVVEVLGSGAAASFMLADRGPRMARAYTGEVELRSRLDVISKDMHIVGRVASAAGVPTPVAAAATQLYTLAMRQGMAAEDDSTLVTLLAPEAGTAGSVRPDEPTGGAGR, encoded by the coding sequence ATGAGCGCCCCGCCGTCGCCCGACGACCCGACTTCGCCGACGGTGGCCGTACTCGGACTGGGCGCGATGGGGCTGCCGATGGCACTCCGGCTCGGCACCGAACTGCCGGTACGGGCCTTCGACATCGCCGCCGAGCGCCGTGAACTCGCCGCCCTGGGCGGTGCGGTCGGGTCGGGAAGCCCGGCACTGGCCTGCCGGACGGCCGACGTGGCGGTGCTCGCCGTACGGGACGAGGCCCAGCTCCGGACGGCACTGTTCGGCGACGACGGCGCGATCCACACCCTGCGGGCGGGTGCCGTGGTGGTGCTGACCAGCACGGTCGGCCCCGAGGCGGCGCGCACGGTCGCGGCGGCGCTGGCCGAACGGGAGATCGACCTGATCGACGCACCGGTCAGCGGTGGACCGGTCCGGGCCGGCACCGGCGACCTACTGATCATGGTCGGCGCCACGGACCGGGCGCTCGCACGGGGGCGCCGGGTGCTCGACCTGCTCGCCTCCACCGTCCACGTCGTCGGCCCGCGCCCCGGTGACGGTCAGACCATGAAGACGGTGAACCAACTGCTCTGCGGCATCCACACCGCCGCCGCGGCCGAGGCGTTGGCACTGGCCCGCGCGCTCGGCCTCGATCTCGACACCGTGGTCGAGGTGCTCGGCTCGGGCGCGGCGGCCTCGTTCATGCTCGCGGATCGAGGCCCACGGATGGCCCGGGCGTACACTGGCGAGGTCGAGTTGCGGTCCCGGTTGGACGTGATCAGCAAGGACATGCACATCGTGGGCCGGGTCGCCTCGGCGGCGGGGGTGCCGACACCGGTCGCGGCCGCCGCCACCCAGCTCTACACCCTGGCGATGCGCCAGGGCATGGCGGCCGAGGACGATTCGACGCTCGTCACGCTGCTGGCGCCGGAAGCCGGGACAGCCGGGTCGGTACGGCCCGACGAGCCGACCGGAGGAGCTGGCCGATGA
- a CDS encoding DUF6807 domain-containing protein, whose amino-acid sequence MTSVNSTAGKLGVTHEHGRQIVVSAAGVDIATYVYDPPVPDYESPKPYLHPLRTLSGALVSAYRPNDHRWHKGIQMTISHLSGQNFWGGHSYVRDQGYTPLDNIGRMRHDCFDLVEVTDTELTLRESLTWITSTDEHWVAERRELRIHGIDADRGSWMLDFDTELRNIRGAELRFGSPTTHGRPNAGYTGFFWRGPRGWTGGQIITADGGGGPESMGRESPWLAYTGEHDEVDGGGTVLVFAGSTSAPVPIKWFVRNDPFPAVNPSPAFDEEVVLAPEETFRLAHRVVFADRVWDRAEIESFAAEHPR is encoded by the coding sequence ATGACCTCCGTAAACAGCACGGCCGGCAAGCTCGGCGTCACCCACGAGCACGGACGTCAGATCGTCGTCAGCGCCGCCGGAGTGGACATCGCCACCTACGTGTACGACCCGCCGGTGCCGGACTACGAGTCGCCCAAGCCGTACCTGCACCCGCTGCGGACGTTGAGCGGGGCACTCGTCTCGGCGTACCGGCCCAACGACCACCGGTGGCACAAGGGCATCCAGATGACGATCTCCCACCTGTCGGGGCAGAACTTCTGGGGCGGGCACTCGTACGTACGCGACCAGGGCTACACCCCGCTGGACAACATCGGCCGGATGCGGCACGACTGTTTCGATCTGGTCGAGGTCACCGACACCGAGCTGACCCTGCGGGAGTCACTGACCTGGATCACCTCGACCGACGAGCACTGGGTCGCGGAGCGCCGGGAGCTGCGGATCCACGGCATAGACGCCGACCGGGGCAGCTGGATGCTCGACTTCGACACCGAGCTGCGCAACATCCGCGGCGCGGAACTGCGCTTCGGCAGTCCGACGACACACGGTCGCCCGAACGCCGGGTACACCGGTTTCTTCTGGCGGGGGCCACGCGGCTGGACCGGCGGTCAGATCATCACCGCCGACGGCGGCGGCGGGCCGGAGAGCATGGGTCGGGAATCGCCGTGGCTGGCGTACACCGGGGAGCACGACGAGGTCGACGGCGGCGGCACGGTGCTGGTCTTCGCCGGCAGCACCAGCGCCCCGGTGCCGATCAAGTGGTTCGTCCGCAACGACCCGTTCCCCGCGGTGAACCCGTCGCCGGCCTTCGACGAGGAGGTGGTGCTCGCGCCCGAGGAGACCTTCCGGCTCGCCCACCGGGTCGTCTTCGCCGACCGTGTCTGGGACCGCGCGGAGATCGAGTCGTTCGCCGCGGAGCACCCGCGGTGA
- a CDS encoding cupin domain-containing protein, with product MTGGGAAATGPDGMPPFPGAVGISGLQVYPWQTDDGLHGGSPHVHLCCAECYVVVAGRGRLQTLTPQGFDESTLTQGDVVWFTPGTIHRAVNDDGALQVVVVMQNSGLPEAGDAVLTVPPAHLVDLPTYRRAVALTGPDGSGPPSAERARARRDLAIEGFTELRRRFQAGDTAALDEFYAAATALAGPQLDAWQARWEEGPVAVSRQTGQQIDALRRGDHRHLAAAAVSRIPRPDQTTLGMCGFLTAYDPSRAERG from the coding sequence GTGACCGGCGGCGGCGCGGCGGCCACCGGCCCGGACGGAATGCCGCCCTTCCCCGGCGCGGTCGGGATCAGCGGGCTCCAGGTCTACCCCTGGCAGACCGACGACGGCCTGCACGGCGGCTCGCCCCACGTCCACCTCTGCTGCGCGGAGTGCTACGTCGTGGTCGCCGGCCGGGGCCGGCTCCAGACGCTGACGCCGCAGGGCTTCGACGAGTCGACGCTGACCCAGGGCGACGTGGTCTGGTTCACCCCTGGCACCATCCACCGCGCCGTGAACGACGACGGCGCACTCCAGGTCGTCGTGGTGATGCAGAACAGCGGGCTGCCGGAGGCCGGCGACGCCGTACTCACCGTGCCGCCGGCACACCTGGTGGACCTGCCGACGTACCGGCGCGCGGTCGCGCTGACCGGGCCGGACGGCTCCGGACCGCCGTCCGCCGAGCGGGCCCGGGCCCGCCGCGACCTCGCGATCGAGGGATTCACCGAACTCCGTCGCAGGTTCCAGGCCGGGGACACCGCCGCGCTCGACGAGTTCTACGCGGCGGCCACCGCCCTGGCGGGTCCGCAACTGGACGCCTGGCAGGCCCGCTGGGAGGAGGGGCCGGTGGCCGTCAGCCGGCAGACCGGGCAGCAGATCGACGCCCTCCGGCGTGGCGACCACCGCCACCTGGCCGCCGCCGCCGTCTCCCGGATACCCCGACCGGACCAGACGACCCTGGGCATGTGCGGCTTCCTCACCGCGTACGACCCCTCCCGTGCCGAACGCGGATAG
- a CDS encoding TetR/AcrR family transcriptional regulator yields MEAGQSPPPPRGGRPRDPQIDQAVLDATSALLDEVGYVHLTFEEVARRAGTTKPAIYRRWPGRPRLVLAALAVRLGAVRTADTGCTLCDLHEGITLFVALFDRIRPEVLGPLLADCAPEPALRQTFMTTLFEPPRVAVARMIDRATARGDLRTDLDRDLVLDMLGSLVHYRALFGHAATGDADVGRAVEALLRGVATDYPALVEQSRRMTATAQSHGGH; encoded by the coding sequence GTGGAAGCCGGACAGTCTCCCCCGCCGCCGCGTGGCGGCCGGCCACGCGATCCGCAGATCGACCAGGCGGTGCTGGACGCCACGTCGGCCCTGCTCGACGAGGTCGGCTACGTCCATTTGACGTTCGAGGAGGTCGCCCGCCGGGCCGGCACCACCAAACCGGCGATCTACCGCCGCTGGCCGGGCCGTCCTCGGCTGGTACTCGCGGCACTGGCGGTACGGCTGGGCGCCGTACGTACCGCCGACACCGGCTGCACGCTCTGCGACCTGCACGAGGGCATCACCCTCTTCGTCGCGCTCTTCGACCGCATCCGGCCGGAGGTGCTGGGACCGTTGCTCGCCGACTGCGCACCGGAGCCGGCACTACGCCAGACGTTCATGACCACCCTGTTCGAGCCGCCCCGGGTCGCCGTGGCCCGGATGATCGACCGTGCGACCGCGCGCGGGGATCTGCGTACCGATCTCGACCGCGATCTCGTCCTGGACATGCTCGGATCGCTGGTGCACTACCGCGCCCTGTTCGGCCACGCGGCGACCGGCGACGCCGACGTCGGCAGGGCGGTCGAGGCGCTGCTGCGCGGCGTCGCCACCGACTATCCGGCGCTGGTCGAGCAGAGCCGCCGGATGACCGCGACCGCCCAGTCCCACGGCGGGCACTGA
- a CDS encoding DMT family transporter: MAWLLLIIAGLLEIVWALALKQAEGFTRLWPSLLAGGTALLSFGLLSLALRDLPVGTAYAVWVGVGAVGVTIAGIVALGESLSPQRLLFVALIAVGIIGLKAFET, encoded by the coding sequence GTGGCCTGGCTCCTGCTGATCATCGCTGGCCTGCTCGAGATCGTCTGGGCGCTGGCGCTCAAGCAGGCCGAGGGGTTCACCCGGCTCTGGCCGAGCCTGCTCGCCGGCGGGACGGCGCTGCTGAGCTTCGGGCTGCTCTCGCTGGCGTTGCGGGACCTGCCGGTCGGAACGGCGTACGCGGTCTGGGTGGGTGTCGGGGCGGTCGGGGTCACCATCGCCGGTATCGTCGCCCTCGGCGAGAGCCTCTCCCCGCAGCGTCTGCTGTTCGTCGCCCTGATCGCGGTCGGCATCATCGGGTTGAAGGCCTTCGAGACCTGA
- a CDS encoding TetR/AcrR family transcriptional regulator, whose amino-acid sequence MTRRGRPRTFDRAVALERAMEVFWQRGYEGASMTDLTAAMGIGSPSLYAAFGSKEALFREAVALYDEVDGRIPRQLLRDAPTARAGLDALLRHYAQAYVDPARPTGCMVALAATTISAENDQVRAFLAECRQADVANLERRLDRGVSEGDVPSGTDTGTVAEFFYAVSLGMALRARDGASGQTLRRIAEATLAAWDAVLESATPAD is encoded by the coding sequence TTGACCAGGCGAGGGCGTCCCCGGACGTTCGACCGCGCGGTCGCGCTGGAGCGGGCCATGGAGGTCTTCTGGCAGCGCGGGTACGAGGGCGCCTCGATGACGGACCTCACCGCCGCGATGGGCATCGGCTCGCCCAGCCTGTACGCCGCGTTCGGCAGCAAGGAGGCACTGTTCCGGGAGGCGGTGGCCCTGTACGACGAGGTCGACGGGCGGATCCCCCGGCAACTGCTCCGGGACGCGCCGACCGCGCGGGCCGGCCTCGACGCGCTGCTGCGCCACTACGCGCAGGCGTACGTGGATCCGGCCCGGCCGACCGGCTGCATGGTGGCACTCGCCGCCACCACGATCAGCGCCGAGAACGACCAGGTCCGGGCCTTCCTCGCCGAGTGCCGCCAGGCCGACGTCGCCAACCTGGAGCGGCGGCTCGACCGGGGTGTCTCGGAGGGCGACGTGCCGAGCGGCACCGATACCGGCACGGTGGCCGAGTTCTTCTACGCCGTGTCGCTCGGGATGGCGCTGCGGGCCCGCGACGGCGCATCGGGGCAGACGCTGCGGCGCATCGCCGAGGCCACGCTCGCCGCCTGGGACGCGGTGCTGGAGTCGGCGACCCCGGCCGACTGA
- a CDS encoding SDR family NAD(P)-dependent oxidoreductase, with the protein MGYAVGPLAGKVALVTGGSRGIGAAIARQLAGDGADVALTYLRAEHRAAQVVREIAALGRRGLAIAADSADPEAVTSAVDRTAAELGGLDILVNNAGTFQYGPIEETTVQDLDHTLGVHVRGVYLTIRAAVPHMGEGGRVISIGSCFVERVPYPGVSLYAMSKSALVGLTRGLARDLGGRGITVNVVHPGSTDTEMNPADGETAETERGFIALGRYAEPAEIAATVSHLAGPGGRYITGTSISVDGGFAA; encoded by the coding sequence ATGGGGTACGCCGTGGGACCACTCGCCGGCAAGGTCGCGTTGGTGACGGGAGGGAGCCGTGGCATCGGTGCCGCGATCGCCCGCCAACTGGCAGGAGACGGTGCCGACGTGGCGCTGACGTACCTGCGTGCGGAGCATCGGGCCGCGCAGGTGGTGCGGGAGATCGCCGCGCTGGGCCGGCGTGGCCTGGCCATCGCCGCCGACAGCGCCGACCCGGAGGCCGTGACCTCGGCGGTCGACCGTACCGCGGCGGAACTCGGCGGGCTCGACATCCTGGTCAACAACGCGGGGACGTTCCAGTACGGGCCGATCGAGGAGACCACGGTGCAGGACCTCGACCACACGCTCGGGGTACACGTGCGCGGGGTCTACCTGACGATCAGGGCGGCGGTGCCGCACATGGGCGAGGGCGGACGGGTCATCAGCATCGGCAGCTGCTTCGTCGAGCGGGTTCCGTACCCCGGGGTCAGCCTCTACGCGATGAGCAAGAGCGCCCTCGTCGGCCTGACCCGTGGCCTCGCCCGCGACCTCGGCGGCCGGGGCATCACGGTGAACGTCGTACATCCGGGGTCCACCGACACCGAGATGAACCCGGCCGACGGCGAGACCGCCGAGACCGAACGCGGCTTCATCGCCCTCGGCCGGTACGCCGAGCCCGCCGAGATCGCCGCGACGGTGAGCCACCTCGCCGGGCCCGGCGGTCGGTACATCACCGGAACGTCGATCAGTGTGGACGGCGGTTTCGCGGCGTGA